A genomic region of Thermodesulfovibrio aggregans contains the following coding sequences:
- the secF gene encoding protein translocase subunit SecF, translating into MIQILGKTNIDFLGKKYIALGFSCLMIILGIFAIFQIHEGKANLGVDFAGGLSLQVRFSQPVTLSEIRTILDKAGIKDADIQELPTEKKILIKLKKQQEGAQDAVEKTLKENLANKEPLIESITEIGPKIGERTKRDALLAIAAATLGILIYIAIRFRFHFSIGATVATFHDVMAVLGIFYILNKEINLIFISALLTIAGYSLTDTVVVFDRIRENLGKVAKGTMSLEALMNKSINEVLSRTIVTSLTTFLSAVALFFFGGEVLHDFALAMMIGIVIGTYSSIFVASPVVLLLGKNSLIKR; encoded by the coding sequence ATGATACAGATACTTGGAAAAACAAACATTGATTTTCTCGGGAAAAAATATATTGCTCTCGGATTTTCCTGTTTAATGATAATTCTTGGAATATTTGCGATCTTTCAGATTCATGAAGGAAAAGCAAATCTTGGAGTTGACTTTGCTGGAGGATTGAGTCTTCAGGTAAGATTTTCTCAGCCTGTAACACTTTCCGAGATTAGAACAATACTTGATAAAGCAGGGATAAAAGATGCTGATATACAGGAACTTCCAACAGAAAAAAAGATTCTCATAAAGCTAAAAAAACAACAGGAGGGTGCACAGGATGCAGTTGAAAAAACCCTTAAAGAAAACCTTGCAAACAAAGAACCTTTGATAGAGTCAATTACTGAAATTGGTCCAAAGATTGGTGAAAGAACAAAAAGAGATGCACTCCTTGCAATTGCTGCTGCTACGCTTGGAATACTTATATACATTGCCATAAGATTTAGATTCCACTTTTCAATCGGTGCAACTGTGGCAACCTTTCACGATGTTATGGCTGTTCTTGGAATCTTCTATATTCTGAACAAAGAGATAAATCTAATTTTCATAAGTGCTCTGTTAACAATCGCAGGATACTCTCTCACTGATACTGTAGTAGTCTTTGATAGAATCCGTGAAAATCTTGGTAAAGTAGCAAAAGGAACGATGAGCCTTGAGGCATTGATGAATAAAAGCATAAATGAGGTTTTATCAAGAACAATTGTAACATCTCTTACCACATTTCTGTCAGCAGTAGCACTTTTTTTCTTCGGAGGAGAAGTTTTGCATGACTTTGCTCTTGCCATGATGATTGGAATAGTAATTGGAACTTATTCATCCATATTTGTGGCAAGTCCTGTAGTGCTTCTGCTTGGCAAGAATTCTCTTATAAAGAGATAA
- the recJ gene encoding single-stranded-DNA-specific exonuclease RecJ — MQYSEWVVVKTNQDYLQYLSRALNISIPVAQTLVSRGLKDVEEIYSFLNPSIDLIDPFSISGVYEATKIINEAIRSGIKILINGDYDADGLTSTAILYDILKKMGASVYYHIPHRIHHGYGLTQTGIEEAKRIGAKLIITVDCGIRDFEIVQYAKKEGIETIITDHHEPLRIDGETVLPEALTVINPKIDENSPYISLAGVGVAFMLAMALNREEAMQYLDLVTLGTYADMVPLDTMNRALVKPGWKLIENPVRTSIKILKDIAGVNSSCLKNFHLSYCLIPRINAPGRVDHAADVVKFLTSDIIEEAENIGQWINQINSFRQKIEEKIIEEIEQKLKREFNDEPAVVLWGDWHLGVVGTVASKLLERFNRPVFIMAIDKDRVKGSARAPQGIDLQKILFDCKDLLIRYGGHKQAAGVMLYREKLEEFKDRLCKLLENMDMERINILQLDAAVSLEEINEKVTEEIKLLEPFGPGNREPLFGAKELTVVNLRKVGSNHLKMFLKQNGRTISAIGFDMAEEPVLEGCLIDAAFTPTINEWEGGRTLQLQLKAIRRTQR, encoded by the coding sequence ATGCAATACAGTGAATGGGTTGTTGTAAAAACGAATCAGGATTATCTTCAGTATCTGTCAAGGGCTTTAAATATATCAATTCCTGTGGCACAGACTCTTGTCTCCAGAGGACTCAAAGATGTAGAGGAAATTTATTCCTTTTTAAATCCATCGATTGACCTGATTGATCCCTTTAGCATTTCAGGAGTTTACGAAGCTACTAAAATAATAAATGAAGCCATTCGTTCAGGTATAAAGATTCTTATAAATGGTGATTATGATGCTGATGGTTTGACTTCAACGGCAATTCTCTATGACATTTTAAAAAAGATGGGAGCTTCGGTCTACTATCACATTCCTCATAGAATTCATCATGGATATGGTTTAACTCAGACAGGTATTGAAGAGGCAAAGAGGATAGGAGCAAAGCTTATAATTACTGTTGACTGCGGAATAAGAGATTTTGAGATTGTTCAATATGCAAAAAAAGAGGGAATTGAGACAATAATTACAGATCATCATGAACCTTTAAGAATAGATGGAGAAACTGTGCTTCCCGAGGCTTTGACTGTAATAAATCCTAAAATTGATGAAAACTCACCATATATATCTTTGGCAGGTGTTGGAGTTGCCTTCATGCTTGCTATGGCATTAAATCGTGAAGAGGCAATGCAGTATCTTGACCTTGTAACCTTAGGAACATATGCGGATATGGTTCCTCTTGATACTATGAATAGAGCATTGGTGAAGCCTGGTTGGAAACTTATTGAAAATCCTGTAAGAACTTCAATAAAAATATTGAAAGACATAGCAGGAGTAAACTCAAGCTGTTTAAAAAATTTTCATTTGAGCTATTGTCTCATACCAAGAATTAATGCTCCTGGAAGAGTTGATCATGCAGCAGATGTGGTAAAATTTTTAACTTCTGATATCATTGAAGAAGCTGAAAATATCGGACAGTGGATTAATCAGATAAATTCCTTTAGACAGAAAATAGAAGAAAAAATCATAGAAGAGATTGAGCAAAAACTGAAAAGAGAGTTTAACGATGAGCCAGCTGTTGTGCTATGGGGAGACTGGCATCTTGGAGTCGTTGGAACAGTTGCAAGCAAACTTCTTGAAAGATTTAACAGACCCGTATTTATAATGGCAATAGATAAAGACAGGGTAAAGGGTTCTGCAAGAGCTCCTCAGGGTATTGATTTACAGAAAATTCTTTTTGACTGCAAGGATCTGCTAATACGTTACGGCGGTCACAAGCAGGCAGCAGGAGTAATGCTTTATAGAGAAAAACTTGAAGAGTTTAAGGATAGGCTTTGTAAATTGTTAGAAAACATGGATATGGAGCGGATTAATATACTTCAATTAGACGCTGCTGTAAGTCTTGAAGAGATTAATGAGAAAGTGACAGAAGAGATAAAACTTCTCGAACCTTTTGGACCAGGGAATCGTGAACCTCTTTTTGGAGCAAAGGAGCTCACTGTGGTAAATTTAAGAAAGGTGGGGAGTAATCATCTTAAGATGTTTTTAAAACAGAACGGAAGAACTATTTCTGCTATAGGTTTTGATATGGCAGAAGAGCCAGTTCTTGAAGGATGCCTGATTGATGCAGCATTTACTCCAACAATAAATGAATGGGAAGGAGGAAGAACTCTTCAACTTCAACTTAAGGCAATAAGAAGGACTCAAAGATGA
- the panB gene encoding 3-methyl-2-oxobutanoate hydroxymethyltransferase: MRFNVNDLLSKKKQAQKITMLTAYDYPFAHIVDEAGIDIILVGDSLSMVVQGNDTTLPVTMEEIIYHTKIVVKSTKRAMIVADMPFMSYQVSVEEAVRNAGRIIKETGAHAVKLEGGREILSQVKALTEAEIPVIGHLGLTPQAVLRMGGYRLQGKTEEQARRIKEDALRLQDKGAVAIVLEVIPSELAREITESLEIPTIGIGAGPYCDGQVLVIHDLLGLFEKFTPKFVKKYANLKDEIMKAVKQYKEEVEKGIFPDKEHSF; this comes from the coding sequence ATGAGATTTAATGTCAATGATTTGTTAAGTAAAAAAAAGCAGGCACAAAAGATCACCATGCTTACAGCCTATGACTATCCTTTTGCCCATATTGTTGATGAAGCAGGGATAGACATTATTCTTGTTGGAGACTCTCTTTCGATGGTTGTTCAGGGAAATGATACAACACTGCCTGTAACAATGGAGGAGATAATCTATCACACTAAGATTGTGGTTAAATCAACAAAGAGAGCAATGATAGTTGCTGATATGCCTTTTATGTCTTATCAGGTAAGTGTTGAAGAAGCTGTAAGGAATGCGGGCAGAATAATAAAAGAAACCGGTGCCCATGCTGTAAAGCTTGAAGGTGGAAGGGAAATTCTTTCACAGGTTAAAGCCTTGACTGAGGCAGAGATTCCTGTAATTGGACATCTCGGACTTACTCCTCAGGCAGTACTCAGAATGGGAGGATATAGACTTCAGGGAAAAACCGAGGAACAGGCAAGGAGAATAAAGGAAGATGCACTAAGACTTCAGGATAAAGGTGCAGTAGCAATAGTTCTTGAGGTAATTCCTTCAGAACTTGCAAGAGAGATTACTGAAAGTCTTGAAATTCCTACAATAGGAATTGGCGCAGGTCCATACTGCGATGGACAGGTTCTGGTAATACATGATTTGCTTGGACTTTTTGAGAAGTTTACTCCAAAATTTGTAAAGAAATATGCCAATTTAAAAGATGAAATTATGAAGGCAGTAAAACAGTACAAAGAAGAAGTTGAAAAGGGTATATTCCCAGATAAAGAACACTCATTTTAA
- the tyrS gene encoding tyrosine--tRNA ligase, with translation MLTPEKQLEIIKRGTVEIILEEDLKKKLEKAYKEGKPLRIKVGFDPTAPDIHLGHTVLLEKMRQFQELGHEVIFLIGDFTGMIGDPSGKTETRKPLTREEVLKNAETYKDQVFKILDPEKTLIMFNSEWFNKMTALDMCRLAGAETVARMLEREDFKKRFTEGRPITILEFLYPLLQAYDSVYLKADIELGGTDQKFNLLMGRQLMKMYGMEEQVVIMMPLLEGLDGVQKMSKSLGNYIGINEPPDEMFGKIMSINDELMLKYYELLSHISIEELNELKKGIKEGKINPRDAKESLAVEIVTRYHGKELAEKARENFIKLFRKKEIPEEIETVELKDEGEGIWLPKILKEQGLTKSTSEAIRLIKQGGVRVNNEPLVNPDIKIKAGEYIVKVGKRRFIRIKVS, from the coding sequence ATGCTGACACCGGAAAAACAGCTTGAAATCATAAAAAGAGGAACTGTTGAGATAATCCTTGAAGAAGACCTCAAGAAAAAACTTGAAAAAGCTTACAAAGAAGGTAAACCCCTGCGAATAAAAGTTGGATTTGATCCAACTGCACCGGATATTCATCTTGGTCATACTGTTCTTTTAGAAAAAATGAGACAGTTTCAGGAACTTGGACACGAAGTTATTTTTCTTATTGGCGATTTTACAGGAATGATAGGAGATCCCTCTGGTAAAACAGAAACAAGAAAACCTCTTACAAGAGAGGAAGTTCTTAAAAATGCTGAAACATACAAGGACCAGGTTTTTAAGATTCTTGATCCTGAAAAAACATTGATAATGTTTAACAGTGAGTGGTTTAACAAAATGACAGCCCTTGATATGTGTCGTCTTGCTGGAGCAGAGACTGTTGCAAGAATGCTTGAAAGAGAAGATTTTAAAAAGCGATTTACAGAAGGTCGTCCAATTACAATTCTGGAATTTCTATATCCACTACTTCAGGCTTATGACTCAGTTTATCTTAAAGCAGACATAGAACTTGGAGGCACTGATCAGAAGTTTAATCTTCTTATGGGAAGACAGTTAATGAAAATGTACGGTATGGAAGAGCAGGTTGTCATAATGATGCCTCTTCTTGAAGGACTTGACGGTGTGCAGAAGATGTCAAAGAGTCTCGGAAACTACATTGGAATTAATGAGCCACCAGATGAGATGTTTGGCAAGATAATGTCAATTAATGATGAATTGATGCTTAAATATTATGAACTTCTAAGTCACATATCTATTGAAGAGCTTAATGAACTTAAAAAAGGTATCAAGGAAGGTAAGATTAATCCAAGGGATGCTAAAGAATCCCTTGCAGTTGAGATTGTTACAAGATATCATGGTAAAGAGCTGGCAGAGAAGGCAAGGGAGAATTTTATTAAGCTTTTTAGAAAGAAAGAGATTCCTGAAGAAATTGAAACTGTAGAGTTGAAAGATGAAGGAGAAGGAATCTGGCTTCCAAAGATATTGAAAGAACAGGGACTTACTAAAAGCACATCAGAGGCAATAAGGCTTATAAAGCAGGGTGGTGTCAGAGTTAATAATGAGCCTCTGGTCAATCCTGATATAAAAATCAAGGCTGGTGAATATATTGTAAAAGTTGGCAAAAGAAGATTTATCAGAATAAAGGTGAGTTAG
- a CDS encoding flagellar hook protein FlgE: MLTSLFTGISGLNANGLALSVIGDNIANANTVGFKASRANFGDILSQTLGGASAMQVGRGTMIIDIQKMFTQGTLETTSNPLDLAIEGDGFFVVRQLNGPTYYTRAGQFRLDKEGYVVDPNGYRLQAYQMDATGSVTGEIGDVYLAGLMSDPSATNKISMQMNLDSRDDIPSAPWTPPSGTNLPASNTYNFSTAITIYDSQGNPHLVYTYFRKIAQNTWEAHVVYNDSATGTNYVEVDFDSSTTGVQPITLSFNTDGALSDVYVTTPHVPPNPNFTPTASLNFSSWGVTSPQNVNLSFSNSTQYGSPNAVVFQTQNGYSSGNLIAVTVDQDGVVSGVFTNGQVKKVAQVVLAKFVAAHNLTKVGNNLYLESYGSGGPTYGAPGTVGVGKVYANSLESSNVDLAEEFIRMIAAQRAYQANVRVITTTDNMLNELMNIIR, translated from the coding sequence ATGTTAACATCACTTTTTACAGGAATAAGTGGACTGAATGCAAATGGACTTGCCCTTTCAGTAATAGGAGATAACATTGCCAATGCAAACACTGTTGGTTTTAAAGCAAGCAGAGCTAATTTTGGAGATATACTGAGTCAGACACTTGGTGGAGCATCAGCAATGCAGGTTGGTCGTGGAACTATGATCATTGACATTCAAAAGATGTTTACGCAGGGAACTCTTGAGACCACATCCAATCCTCTTGATCTGGCAATAGAGGGAGATGGATTTTTTGTAGTAAGGCAACTTAATGGACCAACCTATTATACCCGTGCAGGTCAGTTCAGACTTGATAAAGAAGGCTATGTGGTTGATCCAAATGGATACAGACTTCAAGCATATCAAATGGATGCAACTGGCAGTGTCACAGGTGAGATTGGTGATGTATATCTTGCAGGACTGATGAGTGACCCATCAGCAACCAATAAAATATCCATGCAGATGAATTTGGATTCAAGAGATGATATACCATCAGCACCATGGACACCCCCCTCAGGGACAAACCTACCAGCTTCTAACACATATAACTTCTCTACAGCCATTACAATATATGACAGTCAGGGTAATCCTCATCTTGTTTATACATATTTTCGCAAAATTGCTCAAAATACCTGGGAGGCACATGTTGTTTACAATGACAGCGCCACGGGTACCAATTATGTTGAAGTTGATTTTGATAGCAGCACAACTGGAGTTCAACCTATAACCTTATCTTTCAATACCGATGGCGCTCTATCAGATGTTTATGTTACAACGCCCCATGTTCCTCCTAATCCAAATTTCACACCTACAGCAAGCCTGAATTTTTCAAGTTGGGGAGTAACATCTCCTCAAAATGTTAATTTAAGTTTCTCTAACTCAACTCAGTACGGTTCACCTAATGCTGTTGTATTTCAGACTCAAAATGGTTATTCCTCAGGAAACCTGATTGCAGTAACAGTTGATCAGGATGGTGTAGTCTCAGGAGTATTCACGAATGGTCAAGTTAAAAAAGTTGCGCAGGTTGTACTTGCAAAGTTTGTTGCTGCACATAATTTAACAAAGGTAGGGAATAATCTCTATCTTGAATCATACGGTTCAGGCGGACCAACATACGGTGCACCAGGAACTGTTGGTGTCGGCAAAGTTTATGCGAATTCTCTTGAGTCAAGCAATGTTGACCTTGCTGAAGAATTCATAAGAATGATTGCTGCCCAGAGAGCCTATCAGGCAAATGTGAGGGTAATTACAACGACTGACAACATGCTAAACGAATTAATGAACATAATAAGGTAA
- a CDS encoding flagellar hook assembly protein FlgD, giving the protein MADLTTIFDNPLYTVQPKSNATGNNNIDKEAFLKLLTAQLKYQDPLNPLDNVEFMGQLTMFSALEQVMNINKTLEDLSTYQIYSNALMVGSTIIGKTVTTTDGREYVVKGIAIEEGKLKINIGDDYISMNQIKEIKA; this is encoded by the coding sequence ATGGCAGATTTAACAACAATATTTGACAATCCACTTTACACGGTGCAACCGAAATCAAATGCTACCGGCAATAACAATATAGACAAAGAGGCATTTTTAAAACTTCTCACAGCACAGCTTAAGTATCAGGATCCTCTAAATCCATTGGATAATGTAGAGTTCATGGGACAGCTTACAATGTTTTCGGCACTTGAACAGGTTATGAATATAAACAAAACACTTGAAGATCTATCAACCTATCAGATTTACTCAAATGCATTAATGGTTGGCTCAACAATAATAGGAAAAACAGTTACAACCACTGACGGCAGGGAATATGTGGTAAAAGGAATTGCTATTGAAGAGGGTAAACTTAAGATAAACATTGGTGATGATTATATTTCCATGAATCAGATTAAAGAGATAAAAGCCTAA
- a CDS encoding flagellar hook-length control protein FliK, whose protein sequence is MILPTNIDMNSLNLINQNSTASTKQLAGFEDILNELFKILFENQKNSTNNSVNYNFFVFPFPFLQTQEITFTQTQIEQLPQDLKLSLLNLFKSGQIDMKELKSVLQNLHLNKSEFQNLIEKIDLKNLSNQVNNQTDDSVNQLNSLEPLKARLSHSLELSKLDQNEFPVKDSVVINESTSKNQSNNSKILIEKSLTIENDTKLNIFHTIQSKSSDINDVQQKVELPFTQLKEISNIVFKALSNSQKTLIVQLEPPELGKILIKLSMDNAGIRADMKVDYPHVKEALTGLIPEIKSNLQSSGVKVSDFLLDLMKENRGYSDSYNGQGQRKHKGNQKFFEYFV, encoded by the coding sequence ATGATACTACCAACAAACATAGATATGAATAGCTTAAACTTAATTAACCAAAATTCTACTGCTTCAACAAAACAACTGGCAGGATTTGAAGATATCTTAAATGAACTTTTTAAAATCCTCTTTGAAAATCAAAAAAACTCAACTAATAATTCAGTAAACTATAACTTTTTTGTTTTTCCCTTTCCCTTTTTACAAACACAGGAAATTACATTTACCCAGACTCAGATTGAACAACTTCCACAGGACCTAAAACTCTCTCTTCTCAACCTTTTTAAATCAGGGCAGATAGATATGAAGGAACTAAAAAGTGTTTTGCAAAATTTACATCTCAATAAAAGTGAATTTCAAAATTTGATTGAAAAAATTGATTTAAAAAACCTATCAAATCAGGTAAACAATCAGACAGATGATTCCGTTAATCAACTAAACTCTTTAGAACCTCTAAAAGCCAGGCTGAGTCATTCTTTAGAGTTATCTAAATTAGACCAGAATGAGTTTCCAGTTAAAGACTCAGTTGTTATTAATGAATCTACATCAAAAAATCAAAGCAACAACTCAAAAATATTGATAGAAAAAAGTCTAACGATTGAAAATGACACAAAACTAAATATTTTTCACACGATTCAAAGTAAAAGTAGTGATATAAATGATGTTCAACAAAAGGTTGAACTGCCTTTTACTCAGCTAAAGGAAATCTCAAATATAGTTTTCAAAGCTCTATCAAACTCTCAGAAAACACTTATAGTACAGCTTGAACCACCAGAGCTTGGCAAAATACTAATTAAGCTTTCCATGGATAATGCAGGTATCAGGGCTGATATGAAAGTTGACTATCCCCATGTTAAGGAAGCTCTTACAGGACTTATTCCTGAAATCAAGAGTAATCTTCAATCTTCAGGAGTAAAGGTATCTGATTTTCTGCTTGATTTAATGAAGGAAAATCGTGGATACTCCGATTCATACAATGGTCAGGGACAGAGAAAACACAAAGGTAATCAGAAATTTTTTGAGTATTTCGTATAA
- a CDS encoding MotE family protein, whose product MFKKAVIFAVLILVLGIAAGTLIGQQTSTKQATSIEEERLKILQEDLAKKTEELKKLKSEIEAKIKQQEEIKAQLERAQQENYQRLAKIYESMPPEEAAARIEKLDNETAVTLLLAIKPRQAGKILANVSPEKAAVLSKRMVEIKEKASR is encoded by the coding sequence ATGTTTAAAAAAGCAGTTATTTTTGCCGTATTAATTCTCGTTTTAGGAATAGCTGCAGGCACCTTAATTGGTCAACAGACATCAACTAAACAGGCTACATCCATAGAGGAAGAAAGATTAAAAATACTTCAGGAAGACCTTGCTAAAAAAACTGAGGAGTTAAAAAAACTTAAAAGTGAAATTGAAGCAAAGATAAAACAACAGGAGGAAATTAAAGCCCAACTTGAAAGAGCACAACAGGAGAACTATCAAAGACTTGCAAAGATATACGAATCTATGCCTCCTGAAGAAGCTGCAGCCAGAATTGAAAAACTTGACAATGAAACTGCAGTAACTCTTCTTCTTGCAATAAAGCCCCGTCAGGCAGGGAAAATTCTTGCCAATGTATCACCTGAAAAGGCTGCAGTACTGTCTAAAAGAATGGTGGAAATAAAAGAAAAAGCATCCAGGTAG
- a CDS encoding FliI/YscN family ATPase — protein sequence MLSIQSFLNEAEKVLEQTNPVKIYGKVTKAVGLIVESVGITASIGDICEIITDENTVEAEVVGFKNGTVLLSPLGEIYGIRTGARIAVKGKQSYIPISNEILGRIIDGTGNPIDGREPLRGKPFPIYREALNPLEREIIKEPLDLGIRAINSLITCGKGQKIGIMAGSGVGKSVLLGMIAKYTAADVNVIALIGERGREVREFIENDLGEEGLKKSVVVVSTSDTPALARIRGAFLATAIAEYFREKGKDVLLLMDSLTRFAMAQREIGLAAGEPPTMKGYPPSVFNLMPKLLERVGVTKNGGSITGIYTVLVEGDDLTDPVADAARSILDGHIVLSRELANRNHYPAIDILKSISRLMKDIIDEKHLKYSQRLLEVLATYARYEDIISIGAYKEGTNPQVDYAIKMIDKINNFLRQDLNEKVSFQESLDQLYSLFE from the coding sequence ATGCTCTCAATTCAGTCCTTTCTCAATGAGGCTGAAAAAGTTTTAGAACAAACAAATCCTGTAAAAATTTATGGTAAAGTAACAAAGGCTGTTGGACTCATTGTTGAGAGTGTTGGTATAACTGCAAGTATTGGAGATATATGTGAGATAATTACTGATGAAAATACTGTTGAAGCTGAGGTCGTAGGATTTAAGAATGGAACAGTTTTGCTTTCTCCTCTTGGTGAGATCTATGGAATCAGAACAGGAGCAAGAATTGCTGTAAAAGGCAAACAGAGCTATATTCCTATAAGCAATGAGATTCTTGGGAGAATAATTGATGGAACAGGAAATCCTATTGATGGTAGAGAACCGCTAAGAGGTAAACCTTTCCCAATTTACAGGGAAGCCTTAAATCCTCTTGAAAGAGAAATCATTAAAGAACCTCTTGATCTCGGAATTAGAGCGATAAATTCATTGATAACATGCGGTAAGGGACAAAAGATAGGAATTATGGCAGGAAGTGGAGTTGGAAAAAGTGTTCTTCTTGGAATGATTGCGAAATATACAGCTGCAGATGTAAATGTGATAGCACTCATTGGTGAGCGCGGAAGAGAAGTAAGAGAGTTTATTGAGAATGATCTGGGAGAGGAAGGATTAAAAAAGTCAGTTGTAGTTGTTTCAACATCTGATACCCCAGCACTGGCAAGAATTAGAGGAGCTTTTCTGGCAACTGCAATAGCAGAGTACTTTAGAGAAAAAGGAAAAGATGTCCTCTTACTTATGGACTCACTTACCCGTTTTGCAATGGCTCAGAGAGAAATAGGGCTTGCTGCAGGTGAACCTCCTACAATGAAAGGATATCCTCCAAGTGTTTTCAATTTGATGCCTAAACTTCTTGAAAGAGTTGGGGTTACCAAAAATGGTGGCTCAATAACAGGAATATATACAGTTCTTGTTGAAGGAGACGACCTTACGGATCCTGTTGCTGATGCTGCAAGATCGATTCTTGATGGTCATATAGTACTAAGTAGAGAACTTGCAAACAGGAACCACTATCCAGCAATTGATATACTTAAAAGTATTAGCAGATTAATGAAAGATATAATTGATGAAAAACACCTTAAATATTCTCAGAGACTTTTGGAAGTTCTTGCAACCTATGCAAGATATGAGGACATTATAAGTATTGGTGCCTATAAGGAAGGAACAAATCCTCAGGTTGATTACGCAATTAAGATGATTGACAAAATAAATAACTTCTTGAGGCAGGATTTAAACGAAAAGGTTAGTTTTCAGGAAAGCCTTGATCAGCTTTACAGTTTATTTGAATAA
- a CDS encoding FliH/SctL family protein — protein sequence MSPEEIKPYTLLSFDEKSPENNDNKLNRGKNIKESYDEGFKKGYAEGVKKGYEAGFNEGFAKGYKEGLEKSQNEIKERTNEVVMVIEIFKKIIQELKEFKQKQIEFFLPQILKLSFKIAEKVVATKISLDREVTLSIVKDALESVPINEEKIIIKVHPDDYSLISKKIGELEIDSTRFQIEPSTEVTKGGCSIETQSQHIVSTIEQRLKEIENALNSVLSQ from the coding sequence TTGTCACCTGAAGAAATAAAACCTTATACACTTCTTTCCTTTGATGAAAAATCACCTGAAAACAATGATAACAAACTTAACAGAGGAAAAAATATAAAGGAAAGTTATGATGAGGGTTTTAAAAAAGGTTATGCTGAAGGAGTTAAAAAAGGCTATGAAGCAGGATTTAATGAAGGGTTCGCAAAAGGTTATAAAGAAGGGTTAGAAAAAAGTCAGAATGAAATAAAAGAGAGAACAAATGAAGTTGTAATGGTCATAGAAATTTTTAAAAAGATTATTCAAGAACTGAAAGAATTTAAACAGAAGCAGATAGAGTTTTTTCTTCCACAAATCTTAAAACTCTCGTTTAAGATAGCTGAAAAAGTGGTGGCAACAAAAATCTCACTTGACAGAGAAGTTACTTTATCAATAGTTAAAGATGCTCTGGAATCAGTTCCAATAAACGAGGAAAAAATAATTATAAAAGTTCATCCCGACGATTATAGTCTTATCTCTAAAAAGATTGGAGAGCTTGAAATTGACAGCACACGCTTTCAAATAGAACCATCAACTGAAGTTACTAAGGGAGGCTGTTCAATAGAGACTCAATCACAGCATATAGTCTCAACAATTGAGCAAAGACTCAAGGAGATAGAAAATGCTCTCAATTCAGTCCTTTCTCAATGA